The following coding sequences are from one Streptomyces sp. V3I7 window:
- a CDS encoding aldehyde dehydrogenase (NADP(+)), with translation MTDMDDTTPAELDAVLTAASAAARPLAALRPRERVALLTAVADTLDGAADELVPLAGEESGLLEGRLRGELLRTTVQLRSFAAVLEDGGCLDAVIDRALPKTPLGPRPDLRRMLVPLGPVLVFAASNFPFAFSVAGGDTASALAAGCPVVVKAHPGHPRLSVRTAELIVRALRAGGAPEGSFALVTGLETGRSALLDPRIKAAAFTGSVPAGRALFDLAAARPAPIPFYGELGSLNPAFVTPGAVVARGAEVAEGYVASFTLGTGQFCTKPGLLFLPRGHGLDERLAKAARAVPATRMLHPGVYDGYRKRSAAMSTADGVRTLVEGGTGEDLTAAPTLLVTDVPTLRRHREVLLEEAFGPLSVVVEYADEDELLSMAEEFEGNLTATVHAEPAEADLVRPLLAVLSERAGRLVYNGWPTGVAVTAAMHHGGPYPATTAALHTSVGSSAITRFLRPVAYQDIPQDLLPEALRDDNPLGVPQRIDGD, from the coding sequence ATGACCGACATGGACGACACCACACCGGCCGAACTCGACGCCGTCCTCACCGCGGCGTCCGCGGCCGCGCGGCCGCTGGCGGCACTGCGGCCGCGCGAACGGGTCGCCCTGCTCACGGCCGTCGCGGACACGCTCGACGGAGCGGCCGACGAGCTGGTCCCCCTCGCCGGTGAGGAATCGGGCCTGCTGGAGGGCCGACTCCGCGGCGAACTGCTGCGGACGACCGTTCAGTTGAGGTCCTTCGCGGCGGTGCTGGAGGACGGTGGCTGCCTCGACGCCGTCATCGACCGGGCGCTGCCAAAGACCCCGCTGGGCCCCCGGCCCGACCTGCGCCGGATGCTCGTCCCGCTCGGGCCGGTGCTCGTCTTCGCTGCCAGCAACTTCCCCTTCGCCTTCAGCGTCGCGGGCGGCGACACGGCCTCGGCCCTCGCGGCGGGCTGCCCGGTCGTGGTCAAGGCGCATCCGGGTCACCCCCGACTGTCCGTGCGCACCGCCGAGTTGATCGTGCGGGCGCTGCGCGCGGGCGGTGCGCCCGAGGGTTCCTTCGCCCTCGTGACCGGCCTGGAGACCGGACGGAGCGCGCTGCTCGACCCGCGGATCAAGGCCGCCGCGTTCACCGGGTCCGTCCCGGCCGGGCGGGCCCTGTTCGACCTCGCGGCCGCGCGTCCGGCGCCCATCCCCTTCTACGGCGAACTCGGCAGCCTCAACCCGGCGTTCGTCACCCCGGGCGCCGTCGTCGCCCGGGGAGCGGAGGTCGCCGAGGGCTATGTCGCCTCCTTCACCCTGGGGACCGGCCAGTTCTGCACCAAGCCGGGACTGCTGTTCCTCCCGCGGGGCCACGGCCTCGACGAGCGGCTCGCCAAGGCCGCACGGGCCGTACCAGCCACCCGGATGCTGCACCCCGGGGTGTACGACGGCTACCGCAAGCGCTCGGCCGCCATGAGCACCGCCGACGGCGTGCGCACGCTGGTGGAGGGCGGCACCGGCGAGGACCTCACCGCCGCGCCGACACTGCTCGTCACGGACGTACCGACGCTGCGACGCCACCGCGAGGTACTGCTGGAGGAGGCGTTCGGCCCCCTGTCGGTCGTGGTCGAGTACGCCGACGAGGACGAACTCCTCTCCATGGCCGAGGAGTTCGAGGGCAACCTCACCGCCACGGTGCACGCCGAACCGGCCGAGGCCGATCTTGTACGCCCGCTGCTGGCGGTGCTGAGCGAGCGCGCGGGCCGGCTGGTCTACAACGGCTGGCCGACCGGCGTCGCGGTCACCGCGGCCATGCACCACGGCGGCCCCTACCCCGCGACCACCGCCGCCCTGCACACCTCCGTAGGCTCCTCCGCGATCACCCGCTTCCTACGCCCGGTCGCCTACCAGGACATACCCCAGGACCTCCTCCCGGAGGCCCTCCGGGACGACAACCCGCTGGGGGTGCCGCAGCGAATCGACGGCGACTGA
- a CDS encoding MmcQ/YjbR family DNA-binding protein, with product MPDAEDVRRIALSLPDTSEKTAWNMPTFRVAGKMFATLPENETSLAVRCPKEERDELVLAEPEKFWIAGHEAQFAWVRARLAALDDETELRAILTDSWRQAAPPRLLDAHPDLGVPDEA from the coding sequence ATGCCGGATGCCGAAGACGTACGCCGTATCGCCCTGTCCCTGCCGGACACGTCCGAGAAGACCGCCTGGAACATGCCCACGTTCCGGGTGGCGGGGAAGATGTTTGCCACGCTGCCCGAGAACGAGACGTCGCTCGCCGTGCGCTGCCCCAAGGAGGAACGCGACGAGCTGGTCCTCGCCGAGCCGGAGAAGTTCTGGATCGCCGGCCACGAGGCCCAGTTCGCCTGGGTCCGCGCCCGCCTGGCCGCCCTGGACGACGAGACCGAGCTGCGCGCCATCCTCACCGACTCCTGGCGCCAGGCGGCCCCGCCCCGGCTGCTCGACGCCCATCCGGACCTCGGGGTCCCGGACGAGGCGTAG
- a CDS encoding transketolase family protein: MDTMRDRFAPVVTRLLDEDPRVAIVLAEIGKDGFAEALRRHPDRVINVGIREQLLVGAAAGLALTGLRPVVHTFASFLVERPFEQVKLDLGHQDTGAVLVSAAASFDWPAGGYTHMSPGDVALLDTLDDWTVHVPGHPDEAETLLRHAVAAGDDKVYVRLSVQANRQPLAVDGERFRTVREGRSGVVVAVGPMLDAALAATEGLDVTVLYATTVRPFDAAALRRATETAGTDVVLVEPYLAGTSTAAASEALSDVPHRVLGLGVGRRELRRYGTVEEHVAAHGLDARGLRERIGAFLGSRVPERA; encoded by the coding sequence ATGGACACCATGCGTGACCGTTTCGCCCCCGTCGTCACCCGCCTGCTCGACGAGGATCCCCGGGTCGCGATCGTTCTCGCCGAGATCGGCAAGGACGGCTTCGCCGAGGCACTGCGCCGGCACCCGGACCGGGTGATCAACGTCGGCATCCGCGAGCAACTCCTGGTCGGCGCCGCCGCCGGGCTGGCGCTCACCGGACTGCGCCCGGTCGTGCACACCTTCGCCAGCTTCCTCGTGGAGCGGCCCTTCGAGCAGGTCAAGCTGGACCTGGGCCACCAGGACACCGGCGCCGTACTGGTGAGCGCGGCGGCCTCCTTCGACTGGCCCGCCGGCGGCTACACCCACATGTCGCCCGGCGACGTGGCGCTGCTCGACACCCTGGACGACTGGACCGTCCATGTGCCCGGGCACCCCGACGAGGCCGAGACGCTGCTGCGGCACGCGGTCGCCGCGGGCGACGACAAGGTGTACGTCCGGCTGTCCGTGCAGGCGAACCGGCAGCCGCTCGCGGTCGACGGCGAGCGTTTCCGCACCGTGCGCGAGGGCCGCTCGGGCGTGGTCGTCGCCGTCGGCCCGATGCTGGACGCGGCGCTCGCCGCCACGGAGGGCCTCGACGTCACCGTCCTGTACGCCACGACCGTACGGCCCTTCGACGCCGCCGCGCTGCGCCGTGCCACGGAGACGGCGGGCACGGACGTCGTCCTCGTCGAGCCGTACCTCGCGGGCACCTCCACGGCCGCCGCGAGTGAGGCCCTCTCCGACGTGCCGCACCGGGTTCTCGGGCTCGGCGTGGGCCGCCGCGAGCTGCGGCGCTACGGCACCGTCGAGGAGCACGTCGCCGCGCACGGCCTGGACGCGCGGGGGCTGCGGGAGCGGATCGGCGCGTTCCTGGGGAGCCGGGTGCCGGAGCGGGCGTGA
- a CDS encoding glycine C-acetyltransferase, protein MFDSVRDDLRTTLDEIRAAGLHKPERVIGTPQSATVNVTAGGRPGEVLNFCANNYLGLADHPDVVAAAHEALDRWGYGMASVRFICGTQEVHKQLEARLSAFLGQEDTILYSSCFDANGGVFETLLGPEDAVISDALNHASIIDGIRLSKARRFRYANRDMADLETQLKEASDARRKLIVTDGVFSMDGYVAPLKDICDLADRYDAMVMVDDSHAVGFVGPGGRGTPELHDVMDRVDIITGTLGKALGGASGGYVAARAEIVALLRQRSRPYLFSNTLAPVIAAASLKVLDLLEAADDLRVRLAENTALFRSRMTEEGFDVLPGDHAIAPVMIGDAAKAARMAELLLERGVYVIGFSYPVVPQDKARIRVQLSAAHSTKDVDRAVDAFVAARAALEA, encoded by the coding sequence ATGTTCGATTCCGTACGCGACGATCTGCGCACCACCCTCGACGAGATCCGCGCCGCCGGACTGCACAAGCCCGAGCGGGTCATCGGCACCCCGCAGTCCGCGACCGTGAACGTCACCGCGGGCGGCCGCCCCGGCGAGGTCCTCAACTTCTGCGCGAACAACTACCTCGGCCTCGCCGACCACCCCGACGTCGTCGCTGCCGCCCACGAGGCGCTCGACCGCTGGGGCTACGGCATGGCCTCCGTGCGCTTCATCTGCGGTACGCAGGAGGTGCACAAGCAGCTGGAGGCGCGGCTGTCGGCGTTCCTCGGCCAGGAGGACACGATCCTGTACTCCTCCTGCTTCGACGCCAACGGCGGTGTCTTCGAGACCCTCCTCGGCCCCGAGGACGCGGTGATCTCCGACGCCCTCAACCACGCCTCGATCATCGACGGCATCCGGCTGTCCAAGGCCCGCCGCTTCCGGTACGCCAACCGCGACATGGCCGACCTGGAGACCCAGCTCAAGGAGGCCTCGGACGCCCGCCGCAAGCTGATCGTCACCGACGGCGTCTTCTCGATGGACGGCTACGTCGCGCCCCTGAAGGACATCTGCGACCTCGCCGACCGGTACGACGCCATGGTCATGGTCGACGACTCCCACGCCGTCGGCTTCGTCGGCCCCGGCGGCCGCGGCACCCCCGAGCTGCACGACGTGATGGACCGCGTCGACATCATCACCGGCACGCTCGGCAAGGCGCTCGGCGGCGCCTCCGGTGGCTACGTGGCCGCGCGCGCGGAGATCGTCGCGCTGCTGCGCCAGCGGTCGCGTCCGTACCTCTTCTCCAACACCCTGGCCCCGGTGATCGCGGCGGCCTCGCTGAAGGTGCTCGACCTGCTGGAGGCGGCCGACGACCTGCGCGTCCGGCTCGCCGAGAACACCGCGCTGTTCCGCAGCCGGATGACGGAGGAGGGCTTCGACGTCCTCCCCGGCGACCATGCCATCGCACCGGTCATGATCGGCGACGCGGCGAAGGCGGCCCGCATGGCCGAGCTGCTGCTGGAGCGCGGCGTGTATGTGATCGGCTTCTCCTACCCGGTGGTGCCGCAAGACAAGGCCCGCATCCGCGTCCAGCTCTCCGCCGCGCACTCCACCAAGGACGTCGACCGCGCGGTGGACGCGTTCGTCGCGGCCCGGGCGGCGCTGGAGGCCTGA
- a CDS encoding enolase C-terminal domain-like protein — translation MTARIVDVETIDVRFPTSRELDGSDAMNDAPDYSAAYVVLRVAGGDKRTDVSEGHGFTFTIGRGNDLAVQAARAVGERAVGLSVAEVVGDLGGFSRHLLGDSQLRWLGPDKGTIHLGTAAVVNAAWDLAAKLAGKPVWKLLSDMTPRQLVDLVDWRYLKDALTPEAALELLESRAPGRAERERYVREHGYPAYTTSAGWLGYDDAKLARLCKEAVDQGWNAVKLKVGADLADDVRRCRIAREIIGPDRRLMIDANQTLGVEEAIAWAQALAEFDIWWFEEPTSPDDVLGHAAIAQRIAPTHVATGEHAHNAVMFKQFLQAKAIGICQIDACRLGGVNEAVASLLLAAAHDVPVCPHAGGVGLCELVQHLSVFDYVAVSGSMDNRVIEYVDHLHEHFHDPVRIRGSRYLVPEAPGYSAQIRRETLEAHRYPEGPVWSRPPADAQVAS, via the coding sequence ATGACCGCCCGTATCGTCGATGTGGAGACGATCGACGTCCGCTTCCCCACCTCGCGGGAGCTCGACGGCTCGGACGCCATGAACGACGCGCCCGACTACTCCGCGGCCTACGTGGTCCTGCGCGTGGCCGGAGGGGACAAGCGCACGGACGTGTCCGAGGGACACGGCTTCACCTTCACCATCGGCCGCGGCAACGACCTCGCCGTCCAGGCCGCCCGCGCCGTCGGCGAACGCGCCGTGGGCCTGTCCGTCGCCGAAGTGGTCGGCGACCTGGGCGGGTTCTCCCGCCATCTGCTCGGCGACAGCCAACTGCGCTGGCTCGGCCCGGACAAGGGCACCATCCACCTCGGCACCGCCGCCGTCGTCAACGCCGCCTGGGACCTCGCCGCCAAGCTCGCGGGCAAGCCGGTGTGGAAGCTGCTCTCCGACATGACGCCCCGTCAACTGGTCGACCTGGTCGACTGGCGCTACCTCAAGGACGCGCTCACGCCCGAGGCCGCGCTCGAACTGCTGGAGTCCCGCGCGCCGGGCCGCGCCGAACGCGAGCGTTACGTCCGCGAGCACGGCTACCCCGCCTACACCACCAGCGCGGGCTGGCTCGGCTACGACGACGCCAAGCTCGCCCGGCTGTGCAAGGAGGCCGTCGACCAAGGCTGGAACGCCGTCAAGCTCAAGGTCGGCGCCGACCTGGCCGACGACGTACGCCGCTGCCGCATCGCCCGCGAGATCATCGGCCCCGACCGCCGGCTGATGATCGACGCCAACCAGACCCTCGGCGTCGAGGAGGCCATCGCCTGGGCGCAGGCGCTCGCCGAGTTCGACATCTGGTGGTTCGAGGAGCCGACCAGCCCCGACGACGTCCTCGGCCACGCCGCCATCGCCCAGCGCATCGCGCCGACCCACGTCGCCACCGGCGAACACGCCCACAACGCCGTGATGTTCAAGCAGTTCCTCCAGGCCAAGGCGATCGGCATCTGCCAGATCGACGCCTGCCGCCTCGGCGGCGTGAACGAGGCCGTCGCCTCCCTGCTGCTCGCCGCCGCGCACGACGTACCGGTCTGCCCGCACGCCGGTGGCGTCGGCCTGTGCGAACTGGTGCAGCACCTCTCGGTCTTCGACTACGTCGCGGTCAGCGGCTCGATGGACAACCGCGTCATCGAGTACGTCGACCACCTCCACGAGCACTTCCACGACCCGGTCCGCATTCGCGGCTCGCGCTACCTGGTGCCCGAAGCCCCCGGCTACAGCGCGCAGATCCGACGCGAGACGCTCGAGGCCCATCGCTACCCCGAGGGTCCCGTCTGGAGCCGGCCTCCGGCCGATGCCCAGGTGGCATCCTGA
- a CDS encoding LysR family transcriptional regulator: MIEARRLHILRAVADHRTVTAAAAALYLTPSAVSQQLTALEQETGHRLVERSAKGVRLTPAGEILLGHTNAVLAQLERAEAELAAYSSGAAGTVTVAAFATGIAQVVAPAVTRLARTAPGIRLRVQDTEGDASVPMVLDRAVEVAVAVEYRGAPAADDPRLTHVPLYAEPFDAVVPVHHRLADAAEVPLAELAKDPWIGPYPGNPCHDVVVLACESAGFQLRLEHFSDDFRAVVALASADAGVALVPRSALRGMDLSGVVVRPVDGVAPTRRVFAAVRRGSEDHPLIRPVLDALGDAAAARA, from the coding sequence ATGATCGAAGCGCGGCGGCTCCACATCCTCCGTGCGGTGGCCGACCACCGCACGGTGACCGCGGCGGCCGCCGCGCTCTATCTCACGCCCTCCGCGGTCTCCCAGCAGCTCACCGCCCTGGAGCAGGAGACCGGCCACCGCCTGGTCGAGCGCAGCGCCAAGGGCGTACGCCTGACCCCCGCCGGCGAGATCCTGCTCGGCCACACCAACGCCGTCCTCGCCCAGCTGGAGCGGGCCGAGGCGGAGCTGGCCGCGTACAGCTCGGGGGCGGCCGGCACCGTCACCGTCGCTGCCTTCGCGACCGGCATCGCGCAGGTCGTGGCGCCCGCGGTGACCCGGCTCGCCCGGACGGCGCCCGGCATACGCCTGCGTGTGCAGGACACGGAGGGCGACGCCAGTGTGCCCATGGTCCTGGACCGGGCGGTCGAGGTCGCGGTCGCCGTCGAGTACCGCGGGGCGCCCGCCGCCGACGACCCCCGCCTCACCCACGTCCCGCTGTACGCCGAGCCCTTCGACGCCGTCGTCCCGGTGCACCACCGGCTGGCCGACGCCGCCGAGGTCCCCCTCGCCGAGCTGGCCAAGGACCCGTGGATCGGCCCGTACCCCGGCAACCCCTGCCACGACGTGGTCGTCCTGGCCTGCGAGAGTGCCGGGTTCCAGCTCCGGCTCGAACACTTCTCGGACGACTTCCGGGCCGTGGTCGCCCTCGCGTCCGCCGACGCGGGCGTCGCCCTCGTGCCCCGCTCCGCGCTGCGCGGCATGGACCTGTCCGGCGTGGTCGTCCGCCCCGTCGACGGGGTCGCCCCCACCCGCCGGGTCTTCGCGGCCGTACGCCGCGGATCCGAGGACCATCCGCTCATCCGCCCGGTGCTGGACGCGCTCGGCGACGCGGCGGCCGCCCGCGCCTAG
- a CDS encoding FadR/GntR family transcriptional regulator has protein sequence MPKKPMAKKRDTDSLGESAGSVVDVAINRLKERIEAGEFAPGQRLPPEMVLAGELELSRPSLREAVRALAMAGVLDVRRGDGTYVTDLRPDRLLRAIGSFLDLAHDTGLDEMLECRKVLEPGATALAATRIDEATLDALRGRIERMRTLHDPEELVREDLAFHADIVAATGNRTLESLLASVTQRTARARIWRALVKSDVLSWSHEQHMDIYRALRARDSLAAFTAAHRHVDDVEAWVRERLDAVREHSPEADAKGIRMEERI, from the coding sequence ATGCCGAAGAAGCCCATGGCGAAGAAGAGAGACACGGACAGCCTCGGCGAGAGCGCCGGAAGCGTCGTCGACGTGGCGATCAACCGCCTCAAGGAGCGCATCGAGGCAGGGGAGTTCGCACCCGGGCAGCGCCTGCCCCCGGAGATGGTGCTCGCCGGCGAGCTGGAGCTGTCCCGTCCCTCGCTCCGCGAGGCCGTCCGCGCCCTCGCCATGGCCGGCGTCCTGGACGTGCGCCGCGGCGACGGCACGTACGTCACCGATCTGCGCCCCGACCGGCTGCTCCGCGCCATCGGCAGCTTCCTCGACCTCGCCCACGACACCGGGCTCGACGAGATGCTGGAGTGCCGCAAGGTCCTGGAACCGGGCGCCACCGCGCTCGCGGCCACCCGGATCGACGAGGCCACCCTGGACGCCCTGCGCGGGCGCATCGAGCGCATGCGCACCCTGCACGATCCGGAGGAACTGGTGCGCGAGGACCTCGCGTTCCACGCCGACATCGTGGCGGCGACCGGCAACCGCACCCTCGAGTCCCTGCTGGCCTCCGTCACCCAGCGCACGGCCAGGGCCCGCATCTGGCGGGCCCTGGTCAAGTCCGACGTCCTGTCGTGGAGCCACGAGCAGCACATGGACATCTACCGTGCCCTGCGCGCCCGCGACAGCCTCGCCGCCTTCACCGCGGCCCACCGCCACGTCGACGACGTGGAGGCCTGGGTGCGCGAACGCCTCGACGCGGTCCGGGAGCATTCCCCGGAAGCCGACGCGAAGGGGATCCGAATGGAGGAACGCATCTGA
- a CDS encoding MFS transporter, producing the protein MSCAMALVTNSSSFYVLRFLLGAAEAGFFPGVILYITYWFPGADRGRATGLFQSAVAVASIIGNPVGGYLIGLDGLAGLAGWKWMFLLEGAPTVVLALFIPRLLTDRPEQAGWLTSDERRLLTERIAADEPGAGARPPRRAREIIRDSRVLRLMFVYFAIQISVYGVTFWLPALVGRIDGLGDVGIGFVSALPWVFALLGVLILPWWSDRTGDRRGPLGLALVLTVVGLVGGVLLPPVPAVAALCVAAFGFLGAQPVFWTVPPTLLAGVQIAGTIPLISGFGNLGGFVGPYLMGAVEAGTGSGAGGLYVIAAIAAAGAAVVAGFRWVGHRTPATAEGITDAPRALR; encoded by the coding sequence TTGTCCTGCGCGATGGCCCTCGTCACCAACTCCTCCTCCTTCTACGTGCTGCGCTTCCTGCTCGGAGCCGCGGAGGCGGGCTTCTTCCCCGGCGTGATCCTCTACATCACCTACTGGTTCCCGGGCGCCGACCGCGGCAGGGCCACCGGCCTGTTCCAGTCGGCCGTCGCCGTCGCGAGCATCATCGGCAACCCGGTGGGCGGCTACCTCATCGGGCTCGACGGCCTGGCCGGCCTCGCGGGCTGGAAGTGGATGTTCCTGCTGGAGGGCGCGCCGACCGTCGTACTGGCCCTGTTCATCCCCAGGTTGCTCACCGACCGCCCGGAGCAGGCGGGTTGGCTGACGTCCGACGAGCGGAGACTGCTCACGGAGCGCATCGCGGCGGACGAGCCGGGCGCCGGCGCACGTCCGCCCCGGCGGGCTCGCGAGATCATCCGCGACAGCCGGGTGCTCCGTCTGATGTTCGTCTACTTCGCGATCCAGATCAGCGTGTACGGCGTGACGTTCTGGCTGCCCGCGCTGGTCGGCCGCATCGACGGCCTCGGCGATGTCGGCATCGGCTTCGTCTCGGCGCTGCCCTGGGTGTTCGCCCTGCTCGGCGTGCTGATCCTGCCGTGGTGGTCGGACCGTACCGGCGACCGCCGCGGCCCGCTCGGACTCGCGCTCGTGCTCACGGTCGTCGGGCTCGTCGGCGGCGTGCTGCTGCCGCCGGTGCCCGCGGTCGCAGCCCTGTGCGTCGCGGCGTTCGGCTTCCTCGGCGCGCAGCCGGTGTTCTGGACGGTGCCGCCGACGCTTCTCGCCGGCGTCCAGATCGCCGGCACCATCCCGCTGATCTCCGGTTTCGGCAACCTCGGCGGCTTCGTCGGCCCGTATCTGATGGGCGCCGTCGAGGCGGGCACCGGGTCCGGGGCCGGCGGCCTCTACGTCATCGCCGCGATCGCCGCCGCGGGAGCGGCCGTCGTCGCCGGTTTCCGCTGGGTCGGACACCGCACCCCCGCCACGGCAGAAGGGATCACCGATGCACCTCGTGCGCTTCGCTGA
- a CDS encoding fumarylacetoacetate hydrolase family protein, producing MHLVRFADDTGTVRTGVADASGTVRPFEGSPRIADLLQLPAADLRALVEATAAAPGSGPGLPADAVLLLPPLDGLMELWAAGVTYERSRDARIAESTEQSVYERIYDAERPELFFKSQPWRVVTDDEPIAVREDSELNVPEPELGLVLNRQGETVGYVIVDDVSSRSIEGSNPLYLPQAKVYAGSAAVSSGIVPFWEVEDATALKIGLVVRRSGAVAYEATTTTASFHRPPRDLVDHLWRSQPFPDGAVLSTGTGIVPGLDFTLRSGDVVEITVEGVGTLSNPVRDQRAELDWLVEAIDRPLARRAHRVRPQEDT from the coding sequence ATGCACCTCGTGCGCTTCGCTGACGACACCGGGACCGTCCGCACGGGCGTCGCCGACGCCTCCGGGACCGTGCGCCCCTTCGAGGGCTCACCGCGCATCGCCGACCTGCTGCAGCTGCCCGCGGCCGACCTGCGCGCCCTTGTCGAGGCCACCGCGGCCGCCCCCGGATCCGGCCCCGGCCTCCCGGCGGACGCCGTCCTCCTGCTGCCGCCGCTCGACGGCCTCATGGAACTCTGGGCCGCGGGCGTCACCTACGAACGCTCGCGGGACGCCCGGATCGCGGAGAGCACCGAACAGTCCGTGTACGAGCGGATCTACGACGCCGAGCGCCCCGAGCTGTTCTTCAAGTCACAGCCCTGGCGCGTGGTGACCGATGACGAGCCGATCGCCGTCCGCGAGGACTCCGAGCTGAACGTGCCCGAGCCCGAGCTCGGCCTGGTACTCAACAGGCAGGGGGAGACCGTCGGTTACGTGATCGTCGACGACGTCAGCTCCCGCTCGATCGAGGGATCGAACCCCCTCTACCTGCCGCAGGCCAAGGTCTACGCCGGAAGCGCGGCGGTGTCGTCGGGGATCGTGCCGTTCTGGGAGGTGGAGGACGCGACCGCGCTGAAGATCGGTCTGGTCGTGCGGCGTTCGGGCGCCGTCGCCTACGAGGCGACGACCACCACAGCCTCCTTCCACCGTCCGCCGCGGGACCTGGTGGACCACCTGTGGCGTTCCCAGCCGTTCCCCGACGGCGCCGTGCTGTCCACCGGCACCGGGATCGTCCCCGGCCTCGACTTCACCCTCCGGTCCGGGGACGTCGTCGAGATCACCGTCGAGGGCGTCGGCACGCTCTCGAACCCGGTACGCGACCAACGGGCCGAACTGGACTGGCTGGTGGAGGCGATCGACCGGCCGTTGGCGCGGCGTGCGCACCGGGTACGCCCGCAGGAAGACACCTGA
- a CDS encoding transketolase, which translates to MTITEQDERTYERTYTYADLPGLMSLMTGDEKHGPAATSTLDVLWVLYDRVLRVGPDRVDDPGRDRFLLSKGHGPMAYYAVLAAKGFLPVGWLPGFGSYDSPLGHHPDRVLVPGAEIGSGSLGHGLPIAVGTALGLRAQGLGQPAVWALIGDAELDEGSNHEAIAFAGPAGLERLHTVVIDNASASHARPGGIAARFEAAGWSAVTVDGRDHEALYAAFTAPHPGRPHVVVARVEPKFL; encoded by the coding sequence ATGACGATCACCGAGCAAGACGAGCGGACGTACGAGCGGACGTACACCTACGCGGACCTGCCCGGGCTGATGAGCCTGATGACCGGCGACGAGAAGCACGGGCCCGCCGCGACCTCCACGCTGGACGTGCTCTGGGTCCTGTACGACCGCGTCCTGCGGGTCGGCCCCGACCGCGTGGACGATCCGGGCCGGGACCGGTTCCTGCTGAGCAAGGGGCACGGGCCGATGGCGTACTACGCGGTGCTGGCCGCCAAGGGGTTCCTGCCGGTGGGTTGGCTGCCGGGCTTCGGCTCGTACGACTCCCCGCTCGGCCACCACCCCGACCGGGTGCTGGTGCCGGGCGCCGAGATCGGCAGCGGCTCGCTGGGGCACGGGCTGCCGATCGCCGTCGGCACGGCCCTCGGGCTGCGCGCCCAGGGGCTCGGCCAGCCCGCCGTCTGGGCGCTGATCGGGGACGCCGAGCTGGACGAGGGCAGCAACCACGAGGCGATCGCCTTCGCCGGACCCGCGGGACTGGAGCGACTGCACACCGTCGTCATCGACAACGCCTCCGCGAGCCATGCCCGGCCTGGCGGGATCGCCGCCCGTTTCGAGGCGGCCGGCTGGTCCGCGGTGACCGTCGACGGGCGTGATCACGAGGCGCTGTATGCCGCGTTCACCGCCCCGCACCCGGGCCGGCCACATGTGGTCGTGGCACGTGTCGAGCCGAAGTTCCTCTGA
- the tdh gene encoding L-threonine 3-dehydrogenase, translating to MKALVKEKAEPGLWLTDVPEPQAGPGDVLIKVLRTGICGTDLHIRNWDGWAQQAISTPLVLGHEFVGEVVETGRYVVDIKVGDRVSGEGHLVCGKCRNCLAGRRHLCRATVGLGVGRDGAFAEYVVLPAANVWVHRVPVDLDIAAIFDPFGNAVHTALSFPLVGEDVLITGAGPIGLMAAAVARHAGARNVVVTDVSEDRLDLARKIGVSLALNVAESTIADGQRVLGLREGFDVGLEMSGRPEAMRDMIANMTNGGRIAMLGLPSEEFPVDWSRIVTSMITIKGIYGREMFETWYAMSVLLEGGLDLSPVITGRYDFRDHEAAFADAASGRGGKIILDWTL from the coding sequence GTGAAGGCGCTGGTCAAGGAGAAGGCGGAGCCCGGGCTCTGGCTCACGGACGTCCCGGAGCCGCAGGCCGGTCCCGGGGACGTGCTGATCAAGGTCCTCCGGACCGGGATCTGCGGCACCGACCTCCACATCCGCAACTGGGACGGCTGGGCGCAGCAGGCCATCAGCACCCCGCTCGTACTCGGCCACGAGTTCGTCGGCGAGGTCGTCGAGACCGGCCGGTACGTCGTGGACATCAAGGTCGGCGACCGGGTCAGCGGCGAGGGCCACCTGGTCTGCGGCAAGTGCCGCAACTGCCTGGCCGGGCGCCGTCACCTCTGCCGTGCGACCGTCGGCCTCGGCGTCGGCCGGGACGGCGCGTTCGCCGAGTACGTCGTGCTGCCCGCCGCGAACGTGTGGGTGCACCGCGTGCCCGTCGACCTCGACATCGCGGCGATCTTCGACCCGTTCGGCAACGCCGTGCACACTGCGCTGTCGTTTCCGCTGGTCGGCGAGGACGTGCTGATCACCGGCGCCGGCCCGATCGGCCTGATGGCCGCGGCCGTGGCCCGGCACGCGGGGGCCCGCAACGTCGTCGTCACCGACGTCAGCGAGGACCGCCTCGACCTCGCCCGCAAGATAGGGGTCAGCCTGGCCCTCAACGTCGCGGAGTCGACGATCGCCGACGGCCAGCGCGTCCTCGGCCTGCGCGAGGGATTCGACGTGGGCCTGGAGATGTCCGGCCGCCCCGAGGCGATGCGCGACATGATCGCCAACATGACCAACGGCGGCCGGATCGCGATGCTCGGGCTGCCGTCCGAGGAGTTCCCGGTCGACTGGTCCCGGATCGTCACCTCCATGATCACGATCAAGGGCATCTACGGCCGCGAGATGTTCGAGACCTGGTACGCCATGTCGGTCCTGCTGGAGGGCGGGCTCGACCTCTCTCCCGTCATCACCGGGCGCTACGACTTCCGCGACCACGAGGCCGCCTTCGCCGACGCCGCCAGCGGCCGCGGCGGCAAGATCATTCTCGACTGGACCCTCTGA